The genomic window CCCTGATAGGTCTGGCAAAAATCAACGATAATCCTGAAAAGAAATTACTAACAAGACCTTGTAAACCAAAACCAACTCCCAGTCCCAATACTCCAAAGATAACTGTTAAGGAAGACAAGTCCAAACCTATCATGGATAGACCTAATAAGCTAACAGCAGCCACTACAAAATATCTAATAAACAATCCAAGAACAGATATCCGTTCTTCTTCCAAGTTGAATGTAGGAAAAACTTCTGCAATAAAGAAATTCTTAGTGATTTTTGCTAACCAATTAGCTAGATAAAAGATGGGAAATAAAAGTAATAAGGTTATTAGATTTATCTTTGTCTGACCTGTCGTAAAAAAAGGTTGATTAAGAACTCTAAGGAAGACATCACCGATTCTTACTAGTTCAGCACCAAAGAGATGAAAAAAGACAAAAACCAAGGATATTATAAAGGATAAACGTAGGATAAGCCGTGAAAGTTTAAGAAAACTTTTTTTGAATTTATCATTCCAGCTAGCTTTATTAATTCCCTGGGCTATTAATCGTGACAATAAACGATAGGCAAAGATAGAAACAGTTAATGGAAGTAGAACCTTAAGAATAAGATCATACCAACTAAAGAGGATAACCCCATCCCATATTCGGATAGGGGTATTGATCGCATGCCATAAAAATATAAATAATTCTTTCACAATTACCCTAACACGCGTTCTCTTGCTCTATTTAGTTGTTCTACATACTCTTTTGCAGCTTTTCCAGGATTATCAGCATGGGCAATAGCTCTCACAACTACCGGGATGATTCCATATCCTTCGGAATTTAGACCAGCTTGTATTGCTTCATCCATTTGCCCTCCTTGAGCTCCAATACCGGGAGACAAAAACCAGGCCTTATCACTAATTTTTCTCACATCTCTGAGAGCCTTATATTTATTACCGGCAACAACAAGGCCAATGTTAGGATTCCAGGAAAGGGATTCTTCAGCGACTCTATGATAAAGAGGAACACCCTCTGCATCCTTGACTTCTTGAAATACAGCAGAGCCGGGATTGCTTGTATAACATAGCATAAAGATTCCCTTATCCCCATATTCCAAAAAGGGTGTAACACCATCAATGCCCATATAAGGTGCCAAAGTTACAGCATCTACATTGAAATGCCCAAAAACACTTTTAGCATAGGCTTCGGCAGTAGCTCCGATATCCCCTCTTTTTGAATCTAATAGAACATCAATGTCATCAGGAATTAAAGTCAAAGTTTCTTCTAGAGCCTCAAATCCATACGCCCCATAAGCTTCATAGAAAGCCGAATTAGGTTTGTAAATAGCTGTATAAGCTGCTGTGGATTCAATCAATGCCTTATTTGCGTTGATGATTGCAGTCTTAGCTTCTTTGCCAGTTAATCCTTCATTAATTCTGGGGTCTAGTCCAACACATAATAAACTATTTTTGCGTTCGCATTTTTCTTTTAATTTGTCAAAATACAAGTGAGCCTCCGAAGTTTTTACAAGCATACCAAGGGGGTTAACCCCTGTCAATCTTAGCTATTATGGAGTGAATCTCATCCATATGACATCATAAGGTTCTAAATCGAATTCCCATTCCTGTTTTTTTTCAACCAATTCCTGTTTTTTCTGAGTGATAATATTATAGCCGGAACCTCTAAAATCAGGGACATCTGACTTTTTTATTAATAGATTAGTATAATTACCTGTAACATTATGAATACACAGGATGGAGCTATCTCCTCTTCCTCTTACAAAAGCGAAGACAGAATTATTGGTTCTCAGGATTTTCTGTAAAGATTTAGGATGAAAGGATATTTCTCTACGACGAGCTGTCAATAAAGTTTTATATCCTTCTGATATCAGAGAACGTAAGGAACCTTTTTGTTTTAGTTCTTTATTAAGGTCTTTCATTTTAAATTTCGCTCTATTGATACGTCTATTAATACCCGATTGACTTACACCTTCATGATCATTTTCTGAACCTAGTAAACTATGCACATATATTCCCGGGATACCTGCCATGGCCAGCATAATAGCCTGGCTGGTCAAAAATTTTGCACTCCTCTGACTCTTATCTAACTCCTTCTCACTAACTGCATCAAAATAATTAATATTTAACTCATAAGGAATAGGTCCATTGGTAGTATCCTTATAGCTAATGAGACCTCCTCTTTCCATTACAGCCTTATACACTTTACTTAATTCTTCCTCATCCAGAATCCCTTTAGCTGGGGTAACCCCAATGCCATCATGACTTGCCAGAAAATTAAAATAAGTTTTCTTGCCATCTGGCTGAGGAAGGGACATCGCCCATTTCTGTAAAAAACCTGTATTACCTGTGATAAAAGCATGTAATGTTAGGGGTGGTAGACTAAATTGATACACCATATGTGCTTCATTAGTACCATTTCCAAA from Spirochaeta cellobiosiphila DSM 17781 includes these protein-coding regions:
- a CDS encoding mechanosensitive ion channel family protein gives rise to the protein MKELFIFLWHAINTPIRIWDGVILFSWYDLILKVLLPLTVSIFAYRLLSRLIAQGINKASWNDKFKKSFLKLSRLILRLSFIISLVFVFFHLFGAELVRIGDVFLRVLNQPFFTTGQTKINLITLLLLFPIFYLANWLAKITKNFFIAEVFPTFNLEEERISVLGLFIRYFVVAAVSLLGLSMIGLDLSSLTVIFGVLGLGVGFGLQGLVSNFFSGLSLIFARPIREGDHIFVGDSEGIVDHIKLLYTNVTTLTNESIIIPNSHIVNDVIHNYSYNDRSIILKIDFQVAYGSNLEQTIEVVEELMNNCPYKAYNETPKVYVKSLGSSGIDLEVWIKIGNIKNKVRTRSWTLLNIYDALNKNSISIPFPQMDVHFKEPT
- the pyrF gene encoding orotidine-5'-phosphate decarboxylase, giving the protein MLVKTSEAHLYFDKLKEKCERKNSLLCVGLDPRINEGLTGKEAKTAIINANKALIESTAAYTAIYKPNSAFYEAYGAYGFEALEETLTLIPDDIDVLLDSKRGDIGATAEAYAKSVFGHFNVDAVTLAPYMGIDGVTPFLEYGDKGIFMLCYTSNPGSAVFQEVKDAEGVPLYHRVAEESLSWNPNIGLVVAGNKYKALRDVRKISDKAWFLSPGIGAQGGQMDEAIQAGLNSEGYGIIPVVVRAIAHADNPGKAAKEYVEQLNRARERVLG
- a CDS encoding sugar phosphorylase, with translation MKSKIYQEIEYIYGKGQAEGLVERVRKVLQKWEPSLQTINKESESSLAVTEEDSVLITYGDQFQSSGHKPLEVLMDFMTDQYKDILSTIHILPFSPWSSDDGFSVIDYREVKKEWGQWSHVEQLSQSFDLMFDLVLNHCSSESSWFQDFLQQKIPYDEYFICVDPKTDLSKVVRPRALPLLSPYHTASGTKYLWTTFSKDQVDLNFANPNVLIEFIDIILLYISKGARIIRLDAIAYLWKEVGTSCIHHPKTHSFVRLMRAILDKVAPGVLILTETNVPHKENISYFGNGTNEAHMVYQFSLPPLTLHAFITGNTGFLQKWAMSLPQPDGKKTYFNFLASHDGIGVTPAKGILDEEELSKVYKAVMERGGLISYKDTTNGPIPYELNINYFDAVSEKELDKSQRSAKFLTSQAIMLAMAGIPGIYVHSLLGSENDHEGVSQSGINRRINRAKFKMKDLNKELKQKGSLRSLISEGYKTLLTARRREISFHPKSLQKILRTNNSVFAFVRGRGDSSILCIHNVTGNYTNLLIKKSDVPDFRGSGYNIITQKKQELVEKKQEWEFDLEPYDVIWMRFTP